A DNA window from Luteolibacter luteus contains the following coding sequences:
- a CDS encoding Ig-like domain-containing protein, with translation MNHYLPRFAAVPAIILAISSSAFSQTFTNGMVELGDGSSNVLNASDIGPDGKFYALWKDGNIVASVAQAMPTYKLIRWDGSSWTTVSTIPANIIPGMVVTSSFQMLSERVGFKVDSQGHFHVLLHAELSNGENIIYGKSTNNGSSWTFTNLETDNKAINYTLAEPQLELDQNDVPHVAFRIANVGESGVPSRVYSIRYYSFNGTSWSGQTVYSQTGGNGSANEITGLAFAMDHNGKAHLAFCWETNGSGTDGSLAYLTNAGGSWPASPTNLAAGASTNAACNRVAIAVDPSNNVHIWRRDINYNFYYHTNAGGASLSTSNSLGIQGIFDHQALTTNSVGDVIGVYSQQTSGTNPGIVSYAVKFAGSGAWQTGSAFTGNKATGLFPTVSSNGSRKAMFLFDHFTDPANTGGNPANNPVNSRQLQWAVGDILPPSVAPSITSPTSTGVTSAAATLGGNVTADGGATITARGVVYAKTATNSNPQLGGSGVVNVPGTGTTGVFTVNTSGLDGGTSYTYRAYATNASGTAYTSAATFTTAVANSAPLIAVSGNVTVAEGSLASKSGTFSDAQGNNTVTLAVTSGPGTVVKDEAAGTWQWSYTPADGPSGPTQVTITATDNGNPALSNSASFNLSVTNVAPVANANTITVLEDSGSNPVTLTATDAAGANDTISYSAGSLNPPSAGTLGGSGANLTFTPAPNFNGSASFTFTASDEDGGTSAPATVTLNVTSVNDAPTLAAISPVTVNRNRGSATVNLSGISAGPADEAGQALMVTAVSSDPSVVPNPSVSYSSGASGTLTFAPVANQTGTVTITVTVKDSGGTSNTGVDATTRSFDITVRPFSYDAWQEENFTTAELSDPSISGPDANPDGDARVNAWEYALGTDPMSFDPEAILVQALEAGSGSSRVANYVFTRDENAADAVLALEVSNSLSGSFSPLAVTPVVAPLVDTVSQVSFLDDTAVTASSSRYARLKLTLDGEGSPRLSEVHATRAVAVNGIAGTTPGTTYAGAPLAEPRLALGKVAAVGASTITVEPNQWPSDLLAGGPAYLSITSGTSAGVAPDIVSYAAGVLTLGEDLTGLVSAGDTLEIRRHHTIASVFDRVNAGSLDGAASLAAGDNIQFALPDGVNFESFFKSTVSGSEGWKDATSVASGSRIIYPEQAFIVKRKAAATTLFQQGVANSDGGSGNGGSGADPVVAVQTGTNLMISPADGTFTLDTLGLFTGDPATGVASSTSATNADRILIPQPNGTMKTYFYHATLGWVNSSFQPAGTLSFPPGTPFYIVRKAPRAAFGWQTP, from the coding sequence ATGAATCATTATCTCCCACGTTTCGCGGCTGTACCCGCGATCATCCTCGCGATTTCCTCTTCCGCCTTCTCCCAGACATTCACCAATGGAATGGTCGAACTGGGTGATGGCAGTTCGAACGTCCTGAATGCCTCCGACATCGGTCCCGACGGGAAGTTTTACGCCCTGTGGAAAGATGGAAATATCGTCGCCAGCGTCGCCCAGGCGATGCCCACCTACAAGCTGATCCGTTGGGACGGCTCGTCGTGGACCACGGTGAGCACCATTCCTGCCAATATCATCCCTGGCATGGTGGTGACCAGTTCCTTCCAGATGCTCAGCGAGCGCGTCGGCTTCAAGGTGGACAGCCAGGGGCACTTCCACGTCCTGCTCCACGCGGAACTGAGCAACGGCGAGAACATCATCTACGGAAAGAGCACCAACAACGGTTCCTCGTGGACCTTCACCAATCTCGAGACTGACAACAAGGCCATCAACTACACGCTTGCCGAGCCACAGCTGGAACTCGATCAGAACGACGTTCCGCATGTTGCGTTCCGGATCGCGAACGTCGGGGAATCCGGTGTGCCGTCGCGGGTCTATTCCATCCGTTACTACTCCTTCAACGGGACCTCATGGAGCGGCCAGACGGTTTACAGCCAGACCGGTGGCAATGGCAGTGCGAACGAAATCACGGGGCTGGCCTTCGCCATGGACCACAACGGCAAGGCTCACCTCGCCTTCTGCTGGGAAACCAACGGCAGCGGTACCGATGGCAGCCTGGCCTACCTCACCAATGCCGGCGGAAGCTGGCCGGCCTCGCCGACGAACCTGGCGGCAGGTGCCAGCACAAACGCAGCATGCAACCGCGTGGCCATCGCGGTTGATCCCAGCAACAACGTCCACATCTGGCGCCGCGACATCAACTACAACTTCTATTACCACACCAATGCGGGCGGTGCCTCGTTGTCGACCAGCAATAGCTTGGGGATCCAGGGAATCTTCGATCATCAGGCGCTGACGACAAACAGCGTGGGAGATGTGATCGGTGTCTACAGCCAGCAGACTTCCGGTACCAATCCCGGCATTGTGAGCTACGCGGTGAAATTCGCCGGTAGCGGCGCTTGGCAGACGGGGTCCGCTTTCACGGGGAACAAGGCCACGGGCCTCTTTCCCACGGTCAGCTCCAATGGCAGCCGCAAGGCGATGTTCCTCTTCGATCACTTCACGGATCCGGCTAACACGGGTGGCAATCCGGCGAACAATCCCGTGAATTCCCGCCAGCTCCAGTGGGCGGTGGGGGACATCCTTCCGCCGTCGGTAGCGCCGTCCATCACTTCGCCCACCAGCACCGGCGTGACATCCGCCGCGGCCACTCTCGGGGGGAATGTCACTGCGGACGGGGGAGCGACAATCACCGCGCGCGGCGTGGTGTATGCGAAGACCGCTACGAATTCGAACCCGCAGCTCGGAGGGAGCGGCGTCGTCAACGTGCCAGGCACTGGCACGACCGGTGTCTTCACGGTGAACACGAGCGGTCTCGATGGCGGCACCTCTTATACGTATCGTGCCTATGCCACGAATGCTTCCGGAACGGCCTACACGTCTGCGGCCACTTTCACCACTGCCGTGGCGAATTCCGCTCCGTTGATTGCTGTCAGCGGAAACGTGACCGTCGCGGAAGGAAGCCTCGCCTCCAAGTCGGGTACCTTCTCGGATGCTCAGGGAAATAACACCGTCACCCTCGCGGTCACCTCGGGTCCGGGCACGGTGGTAAAGGACGAGGCGGCAGGCACCTGGCAGTGGTCCTACACTCCGGCGGACGGTCCTTCCGGTCCGACGCAGGTCACCATCACTGCTACGGACAATGGCAATCCGGCACTGAGCAACTCGGCTTCCTTTAACCTCAGCGTGACCAATGTCGCCCCGGTGGCGAATGCGAATACCATCACGGTCCTGGAGGACAGTGGCTCCAACCCGGTCACGCTCACGGCTACCGATGCTGCGGGTGCGAACGATACGATCTCATACAGTGCCGGTTCCCTGAATCCGCCTTCCGCAGGCACGCTTGGTGGTTCCGGTGCCAATCTCACCTTCACTCCGGCACCGAATTTCAACGGCTCCGCGAGCTTCACCTTCACCGCAAGTGATGAGGACGGCGGCACCAGTGCCCCGGCTACAGTGACTCTCAATGTCACCTCCGTGAACGATGCGCCGACCCTTGCCGCGATCTCTCCGGTGACGGTGAATCGCAACCGCGGCAGTGCTACCGTGAACCTGAGCGGCATTTCGGCCGGTCCTGCCGATGAGGCCGGGCAGGCGCTCATGGTGACCGCTGTCTCCTCGGATCCATCCGTGGTTCCGAATCCATCCGTGAGCTACTCCTCCGGAGCCTCAGGCACCCTCACTTTCGCCCCGGTCGCGAACCAGACCGGCACGGTGACCATCACCGTCACGGTGAAGGACAGCGGCGGCACCTCGAATACCGGCGTCGATGCCACCACTCGGAGCTTCGATATCACCGTGCGTCCTTTCAGCTACGATGCGTGGCAGGAGGAAAACTTCACCACCGCGGAATTGAGTGATCCTTCGATCTCCGGACCCGATGCCAATCCGGATGGTGATGCCCGTGTGAACGCGTGGGAGTATGCCCTCGGAACCGATCCGATGTCCTTCGATCCGGAGGCGATCCTAGTGCAGGCGCTTGAAGCCGGCAGCGGCTCCAGCCGCGTCGCCAACTACGTGTTCACCCGGGATGAAAACGCCGCAGATGCCGTCCTGGCGCTGGAAGTTTCCAACTCCCTTTCCGGATCCTTCAGCCCGCTTGCTGTGACTCCGGTTGTCGCGCCGCTTGTAGACACTGTCAGCCAAGTGAGCTTCCTCGACGACACGGCTGTCACCGCGTCCTCGAGCCGCTATGCCCGTCTCAAGCTGACCCTCGATGGCGAGGGTTCTCCGCGCTTGTCGGAAGTCCACGCCACGCGTGCGGTCGCCGTGAATGGCATCGCAGGCACCACTCCCGGCACCACTTATGCAGGCGCGCCGCTTGCGGAGCCCCGCCTTGCTCTTGGCAAGGTGGCAGCCGTCGGTGCCTCCACGATCACCGTGGAGCCCAACCAGTGGCCATCCGATCTGCTTGCAGGCGGACCTGCCTACCTCTCGATCACCAGCGGTACCTCTGCCGGCGTCGCCCCGGATATCGTGAGCTACGCTGCCGGTGTTCTGACGCTGGGTGAAGACCTGACCGGTCTTGTCAGCGCGGGTGATACCTTGGAGATCCGCCGTCATCACACCATCGCGTCGGTCTTCGACCGCGTGAACGCGGGATCGCTTGATGGGGCAGCAAGCCTCGCAGCAGGGGACAACATCCAGTTCGCCCTGCCGGACGGGGTGAATTTCGAGTCCTTCTTCAAGAGCACGGTCAGTGGTAGTGAAGGTTGGAAGGACGCGACCTCCGTCGCGTCGGGCAGCCGGATCATCTATCCGGAGCAAGCCTTCATCGTGAAGCGCAAGGCTGCGGCCACCACGCTCTTCCAGCAAGGCGTTGCGAATTCCGACGGTGGCAGCGGCAACGGCGGTTCCGGCGCTGATCCCGTGGTCGCGGTCCAAACGGGTACCAACCTGATGATCAGCCCGGCCGACGGGACATTCACTCTGGATACCCTCGGGCTCTTCACCGGAGATCCTGCCACCGGTGTGGCATCCTCCACCTCCGCGACGAATGCAGACCGCATCCTGATCCCGCAGCCGAACGGCACGATGAAGACCTACTTCTATCATGCGACCCTTGGCTGGGTGAACTCGTCATTCCAACCGGCTGGCACGCTCTCCTTCCCGCCGGGAACTCCGTTCTACATCGTCAGAAAGGCTCCGCGCGCCGCCTTCGGCTGGCAGACGCCTTGA
- a CDS encoding DUF4235 domain-containing protein — protein MKSSGMKMLALTGVAFALPALVDRVARRVAGRGFSAITGAAPPRNPATPGVSWGQAILWTALAGAIGGVARMSARRALSGAGLPAEE, from the coding sequence ATGAAGAGCTCCGGAATGAAGATGCTGGCATTGACGGGAGTGGCATTTGCCTTGCCGGCCTTGGTTGATCGCGTGGCACGCCGTGTGGCCGGACGGGGCTTCTCTGCCATCACCGGAGCCGCCCCGCCAAGAAATCCGGCGACACCCGGAGTGAGCTGGGGACAAGCGATCCTATGGACCGCACTCGCAGGTGCCATTGGAGGTGTCGCACGGATGTCCGCCCGCCGTGCCTTGTCAGGAGCGGGGCTGCCAGCGGAAGAGTAA
- the pyk gene encoding pyruvate kinase: MSRRTKIIITLGPATEAEETIGQLIDLGTNVFRLNMSHAKHEWAREMARRVRRAAAERAKHVAVLFDLTGPSIRTGDLDKPYELKIGDMVEFRKSTAAPSIPLTTTVNYDGLMDDVAEGRTLVVDNGTMLMEIKVRYDDRIICEVKTAGKMGSRRHINLPGTRLNLPALTEKDRSDLALAVECDADYIAGSFVRDAAHVRELREAVEALEGGAQIVSKIEDQEAIRNIDAIIQSTDVIMVARGDLGTEVDFEELPILQRRLVKRCHELGKRVIVATQLLESMIQNPTPTRAEVTDVANAAYEEADALMLSGETSVGLHPLRCVEALVKISNRIERTGGLGFGQCVLLRDERQKAARAAVTLVDSLPDARLIVLTRRGVMANHTAMLRPRTNGFYAFTPKDRVCRQLALTRNIEAFKLPFASTIDETIQRAIETLRQADLVKTGTPLVIVSDILSDHFAANSILLHHA, from the coding sequence ATGTCTCGCAGAACGAAGATCATCATCACGCTCGGCCCGGCGACGGAAGCGGAGGAAACCATCGGCCAGCTCATCGACCTGGGAACCAACGTGTTCCGCCTCAACATGAGCCATGCGAAGCACGAGTGGGCCCGTGAGATGGCGCGCCGGGTGCGCCGGGCGGCCGCAGAGCGGGCCAAACACGTGGCAGTCCTTTTCGACCTGACCGGCCCTTCGATCCGCACCGGGGATCTGGACAAGCCCTACGAGCTGAAGATCGGGGACATGGTGGAATTCCGCAAGAGCACCGCAGCCCCCTCTATCCCGCTCACCACGACCGTGAACTATGACGGCCTAATGGACGATGTGGCTGAGGGCCGCACCCTGGTGGTGGATAACGGGACGATGCTGATGGAAATCAAGGTCCGCTACGATGACCGGATCATTTGCGAGGTGAAGACCGCCGGCAAGATGGGCTCACGCCGCCACATCAACCTGCCGGGCACGCGCCTGAATCTGCCGGCTCTCACCGAGAAGGACCGCAGCGACTTGGCCTTGGCCGTGGAATGCGATGCCGATTACATCGCGGGCTCTTTCGTCCGCGATGCCGCGCACGTCCGCGAGCTGCGAGAAGCCGTGGAGGCTCTGGAAGGCGGTGCCCAGATCGTCTCGAAGATCGAGGACCAGGAAGCCATCCGGAACATTGATGCGATCATCCAGTCCACGGATGTGATCATGGTCGCGCGCGGAGACCTCGGCACCGAGGTGGACTTCGAAGAGCTGCCTATTCTCCAACGTCGTCTGGTGAAGCGCTGCCACGAGCTCGGCAAGCGCGTGATCGTGGCAACCCAGCTCCTGGAATCGATGATCCAGAATCCGACACCGACCCGCGCGGAGGTGACGGACGTGGCGAATGCCGCTTACGAGGAAGCGGATGCCCTGATGCTTTCCGGCGAGACCAGCGTGGGCCTGCATCCGCTGCGCTGCGTGGAGGCCTTGGTGAAGATCAGCAATCGTATCGAGCGCACCGGGGGCCTCGGCTTCGGCCAGTGCGTGCTGCTGCGCGACGAGCGCCAGAAGGCCGCGCGTGCCGCGGTGACCTTGGTGGACTCGCTGCCGGATGCTCGCCTGATCGTGCTGACCCGCCGCGGTGTGATGGCAAACCACACGGCGATGCTTCGCCCGCGCACGAATGGCTTCTACGCTTTCACACCGAAGGACCGTGTCTGCCGCCAGCTGGCGCTGACCCGGAATATTGAGGCCTTCAAGCTGCCCTTCGCATCGACGATCGATGAGACGATCCAGCGTGCGATCGAGACGCTCCGTCAGGCGGACCTGGTGAAGACCGGCACGCCGCTGGTGATCGTGTCGGATATCCTTTCGGATCACTTCGCCGCGAACTCGATCCTGCTGCACCACGCTTAA
- the ispE gene encoding 4-(cytidine 5'-diphospho)-2-C-methyl-D-erythritol kinase, with amino-acid sequence MSETLILDAPAKLNLSLRVLRKREDGFHELDTLMVRLPGLCDRLSFTLADADTFSCDDPGVPGDGSNLVLKALAAYRAAAGWFQPLAIHLEKSVPHGAGLGGGSSDAAATLAAVDRLNGDALGTERLMEIAATIGSDIPYFLGPPAARATGRGEKIEAADEPPKLPVLLLKPGFGVATPDAYKRWSTSKELPGIPYAPQLFPWGELVNDLERPVFEKHLFLAEVKLWLLGRPEVAGALMSGSGSTMFAILKNDEAATALIEAARAELDPTLWAWQGLIGG; translated from the coding sequence ATGAGCGAGACTCTGATCCTCGATGCCCCGGCAAAGCTGAACCTTTCCCTCCGTGTGCTGCGGAAGCGTGAGGATGGCTTTCATGAGCTGGATACCCTGATGGTCCGCCTACCGGGGCTTTGTGACCGGCTGAGCTTCACTTTGGCGGATGCGGATACTTTTTCCTGCGACGATCCCGGAGTGCCGGGTGACGGCTCGAATCTGGTGCTAAAGGCACTGGCTGCCTACCGCGCTGCTGCCGGATGGTTCCAGCCGCTGGCGATCCATCTGGAAAAGAGCGTGCCACATGGCGCGGGGCTTGGCGGGGGTAGCAGCGATGCCGCCGCGACGCTGGCTGCCGTGGATCGTCTGAATGGCGATGCGCTCGGCACGGAGAGGCTGATGGAGATCGCGGCGACCATCGGCTCGGACATTCCTTATTTCCTTGGGCCCCCGGCAGCACGTGCCACCGGACGCGGCGAGAAGATCGAAGCCGCCGACGAGCCGCCCAAGCTGCCGGTGCTGCTTCTCAAGCCGGGCTTCGGCGTGGCGACACCGGATGCCTACAAGCGCTGGTCCACCTCGAAGGAGCTGCCTGGCATCCCCTATGCGCCGCAGCTCTTTCCCTGGGGCGAATTGGTGAATGACCTGGAGCGTCCGGTTTTCGAAAAGCACCTCTTCCTCGCCGAGGTGAAGTTATGGCTGTTAGGCCGGCCGGAAGTTGCCGGTGCGCTGATGAGCGGCTCGGGTTCGACGATGTTTGCGATCCTGAAGAACGACGAGGCCGCCACCGCATTGATCGAGGCCGCGCGGGCCGAACTCGATCCCACGCTGTGGGCTTGGCAGGGTTTGATCGGAGGTTGA
- a CDS encoding polyphenol oxidase family protein, whose product MSDEAADYPLGGSIAPPLRFVPVTEALSFLNPINRLPGFRAGWIGRLDGIEPTTDRDETLARLRPLHEEIVARDFRTDRWWRAEQVHGKGVAAVPLPADQMKMAGDGLPVVAGMDGLVTAAPGELLGIYVADCGAIWLADRGTGAVGLLHSGKKGTELGILGEAISQMKERYGTKPEDLVVVLGPCIRPPHYEIDFAAEIGRQAREAGVGEFHDEGEDTACDLTAHYSYRIEKGCTGRMLALIVREETP is encoded by the coding sequence GTGAGCGACGAGGCCGCCGATTACCCCCTTGGCGGATCGATCGCGCCTCCGTTACGGTTTGTGCCCGTGACGGAGGCGCTCTCTTTTCTTAATCCGATCAACCGCCTGCCCGGCTTCCGGGCCGGGTGGATCGGTCGTTTGGACGGCATCGAGCCGACGACCGACCGCGATGAGACCCTTGCCCGGCTGCGGCCGCTGCATGAGGAAATCGTGGCCCGTGATTTCCGCACCGATCGTTGGTGGCGTGCGGAGCAGGTCCATGGGAAAGGCGTGGCCGCCGTGCCGCTGCCCGCGGACCAGATGAAGATGGCGGGTGATGGCCTGCCGGTTGTGGCAGGCATGGACGGATTGGTAACCGCCGCTCCCGGTGAGCTGCTGGGAATCTACGTCGCGGACTGCGGCGCCATCTGGCTGGCGGATCGAGGGACCGGGGCGGTGGGGCTTCTCCACTCCGGAAAAAAGGGGACCGAGCTGGGAATCCTCGGCGAGGCGATCAGTCAGATGAAGGAACGTTACGGCACCAAGCCGGAGGATCTGGTGGTCGTGCTAGGCCCCTGCATCCGGCCGCCGCATTATGAGATCGATTTCGCTGCGGAGATCGGCCGCCAGGCCCGCGAAGCGGGGGTGGGGGAATTCCACGATGAAGGCGAGGACACCGCCTGCGATCTAACAGCGCATTACAGCTACCGGATCGAAAAAGGCTGCACCGGCCGCATGCTGGCCCTCATTGTCCGCGAGGAAACCCCATGA
- a CDS encoding MarR family winged helix-turn-helix transcriptional regulator yields MKLSTSGAASASLHADADRLADFVLFTQRSCILNLSNELNKGNVSFPQFFLLAYLSSEEYLTMSDIAKKMGHSTAAATGLVDRLEKLGYVERVHAAEDRRKIMVRITNKGVELVSKMRKEIAADLAGILSEMDEDQAEAVEHTKRAIRARAIA; encoded by the coding sequence ATGAAACTGAGCACCTCGGGCGCTGCAAGCGCCTCATTGCATGCCGATGCAGATCGCCTCGCTGACTTCGTCCTGTTCACGCAGCGCAGCTGTATCCTGAACCTGTCCAACGAACTCAACAAAGGCAACGTGTCGTTCCCCCAGTTCTTCCTCCTGGCCTACCTTTCCAGCGAAGAATATCTGACCATGTCGGATATCGCGAAAAAGATGGGCCATTCGACAGCCGCGGCCACTGGCCTCGTCGACCGATTGGAAAAGCTCGGGTACGTCGAGCGCGTCCACGCCGCGGAAGACCGCCGCAAGATCATGGTCCGCATCACCAATAAGGGTGTGGAACTCGTGAGCAAAATGCGGAAGGAAATTGCCGCGGACCTCGCAGGTATCTTGTCCGAAATGGATGAGGACCAGGCAGAGGCCGTCGAGCACACGAAGCGTGCCATTCGGGCGCGCGCTATCGCGTGA
- a CDS encoding HU family DNA-binding protein, whose translation MAKKQAPIKERYSKTQILDQIAAETGLSRKQVGTVLESLNEIIGGHLDKRGVGEFVLPGLLKISTIKKPAVKARKGINPFTKEEVMFKAKPASVAVKVRPLKALKDMAI comes from the coding sequence ATGGCTAAGAAGCAAGCTCCCATCAAGGAACGTTATTCCAAGACCCAGATTCTTGATCAAATCGCGGCTGAAACCGGACTGTCCCGCAAGCAGGTGGGAACGGTTCTCGAAAGCCTGAACGAGATCATTGGCGGTCACCTCGACAAGCGCGGGGTGGGTGAGTTCGTCCTTCCTGGCCTGTTGAAGATCTCCACGATCAAGAAGCCGGCCGTGAAGGCTCGCAAGGGCATCAACCCTTTCACCAAGGAAGAGGTCATGTTCAAGGCCAAGCCAGCTTCCGTCGCCGTCAAGGTGCGCCCGCTGAAGGCGCTCAAGGACATGGCGATCTGA
- a CDS encoding glycoside hydrolase family 32 protein, whose amino-acid sequence MMSPTRLLRSPLFLLLSSAPLLMAASPDLTIADFEGDSFGDWKVSGDAFGKAPARGALPGQMPVDGFRDRGLANGFHGGDDAEGSLVSPEFKIERKFINFLIGGGKFPGETCIELKVDGKTVRSAMGRNEHPGGSERLEWESWDVSDLAGKNATLHIIDKRKGTWGHLTVDHLVQSDAPATVAIDKEFVVNQRYLIWPVSKGNGERRRFFGTLDGEDKPLFYSDIALSNNPDFWVFTDLANYQGRRIKITGKIPGNLAAAWEKVAISATYPGEEELYKEPLRPQYHFSSRRGWLNDPNGLVWKDGSWHLFYQHNPYNHGWDNMHWGHAISPDLFHWKEGPDALMPDPEGYMYSGSGFVVPKSKTSLPIKGSEALVLAYTSEGTHSYVPGLKATQSLAWSDDGGKTFQKYKGNPVLPHQVGGNRDPKVFWHEPSNHWVMPLYLDGDEYGLYTSKDLVKWDEASRYRIPTDAECPDFFELPVEGNAKESRWVAWGAQGKYMLGSFDGKDFKVESGPHQHYFGAAYAGQSYDNAPDKRRVHIGWMRDTGAGINGAPFNLQMTLPIDFTLRRIDGKLRLWSEPSAEVTKLRADTKEWKDFTISPGDADPLSDFKGGQFEIEAVIDAKSESSEMGFVIFGEAPAIWKKSDQNFSGAAGALQPMDGKLNVRIFVDTVSMEVFVNGTYVSRYIRQTPGIKPARIATGGGAVHFDSLKIHALKSVWK is encoded by the coding sequence ATGATGTCTCCTACACGCCTGCTCCGCTCCCCGCTTTTCCTGCTGCTATCCTCCGCACCGCTCCTCATGGCGGCCTCGCCGGATCTCACCATCGCGGACTTCGAAGGCGATAGCTTCGGCGATTGGAAAGTCAGCGGCGATGCCTTCGGCAAGGCACCTGCCCGCGGCGCGCTGCCCGGCCAGATGCCGGTGGACGGTTTCCGCGACCGCGGCCTCGCGAATGGTTTCCATGGTGGCGATGATGCCGAGGGCTCCCTTGTTTCGCCCGAATTCAAGATTGAGCGGAAGTTCATCAATTTCCTCATCGGTGGAGGAAAGTTCCCCGGCGAGACCTGCATCGAGCTGAAAGTGGATGGCAAGACTGTGCGCAGCGCCATGGGCCGCAATGAACACCCCGGCGGCAGCGAGCGCCTGGAGTGGGAAAGCTGGGATGTCTCCGACCTCGCCGGAAAGAACGCCACGCTTCACATCATCGACAAGCGGAAGGGGACCTGGGGGCATCTCACCGTGGACCACCTCGTCCAGAGCGATGCCCCGGCCACGGTGGCGATCGACAAGGAATTCGTCGTTAACCAGCGCTACCTCATCTGGCCGGTGAGCAAGGGCAATGGCGAGCGCCGCCGCTTCTTCGGCACCTTGGATGGCGAGGACAAGCCGCTGTTCTACTCGGACATCGCGCTTTCCAACAATCCTGACTTCTGGGTCTTCACCGATCTCGCGAACTACCAGGGACGTCGTATCAAGATCACCGGCAAGATCCCGGGGAATCTCGCCGCAGCATGGGAAAAGGTCGCGATCAGCGCCACTTATCCGGGTGAAGAAGAGCTCTACAAGGAACCACTACGCCCGCAGTACCACTTCAGCAGCCGCCGCGGCTGGCTGAATGATCCGAACGGCCTTGTGTGGAAGGACGGATCATGGCACCTCTTCTACCAGCACAATCCCTACAACCACGGCTGGGACAACATGCACTGGGGCCACGCCATCAGCCCCGATCTCTTCCACTGGAAGGAAGGCCCGGACGCCCTGATGCCCGACCCGGAAGGCTACATGTATTCCGGCTCCGGCTTCGTGGTTCCGAAGAGCAAGACCAGCCTGCCGATCAAGGGCAGCGAGGCGCTGGTGCTTGCCTACACCTCCGAGGGCACACACAGCTATGTCCCCGGGCTGAAGGCCACCCAGTCCTTGGCCTGGAGCGATGATGGCGGCAAGACCTTCCAGAAATACAAGGGTAACCCGGTGCTCCCTCATCAAGTGGGCGGAAACCGCGACCCGAAGGTCTTCTGGCACGAGCCCTCGAACCACTGGGTCATGCCGCTTTACCTCGATGGCGATGAGTATGGTCTCTACACCTCGAAGGATCTGGTGAAGTGGGACGAAGCCAGCCGCTACCGCATCCCCACCGATGCCGAGTGCCCGGACTTCTTCGAGCTGCCAGTGGAGGGAAATGCCAAGGAGAGCCGTTGGGTCGCCTGGGGCGCGCAGGGCAAGTACATGCTCGGCAGCTTCGACGGTAAGGACTTCAAGGTCGAAAGCGGTCCCCACCAGCACTACTTCGGCGCTGCCTACGCGGGCCAGAGCTATGACAATGCTCCGGACAAGCGCCGCGTCCACATCGGTTGGATGCGTGATACAGGTGCCGGGATCAATGGCGCACCCTTCAATCTGCAGATGACCTTGCCGATCGATTTCACCCTCCGCCGCATCGATGGCAAGCTGCGCCTCTGGAGCGAGCCGAGTGCCGAGGTGACGAAGCTCCGCGCCGACACGAAGGAGTGGAAGGACTTCACGATTTCTCCGGGCGATGCCGATCCGCTTTCCGATTTCAAGGGTGGCCAGTTCGAGATCGAAGCTGTGATCGATGCCAAGTCCGAGTCCTCCGAAATGGGCTTCGTGATCTTCGGCGAGGCTCCGGCGATCTGGAAGAAATCCGACCAGAACTTCAGCGGTGCCGCCGGTGCCCTACAGCCCATGGATGGCAAGCTGAACGTCCGCATCTTTGTCGATACCGTCTCGATGGAAGTCTTCGTGAACGGCACCTACGTCAGCCGCTACATCCGCCAGACCCCGGGGATCAAACCGGCTCGGATCGCGACCGGCGGCGGTGCGGTCCACTTCGACTCCCTGAAAATTCACGCGCTGAAATCCGTGTGGAAGTAA